Below is a genomic region from Pyrococcus kukulkanii.
AAGAGGAGGACGTAGAAGGCCGTCAGTGCTACGAGATACTTCGTCTTTATCTCCGTTCTCGTCGTGAACGCCTTTCTTATGTCCATGAATACCATTGGCTGGAAGAGCATCATAAAGAGCGCAATCGGTAGCGTCCATTTGAGAGATAGAAACACCTCCCTGTGATAGATGCCAGCGTAACTCGATAAGATTATGAGCGTGAAGACGATGTAAATCATCCTATCCTTCAGGAACTTCACAACTTTCATCCCGACCACCTTCTATTGGAAAAATAAAAGCTCAGGCGAGCCAGAGAAGGCCCACCACCCTTCCATTCTTCACGAGCTGGACTTTCGTCCCCCACTTTCCGTGCCAGTAAGCGCCGACTTCGAGTTCTCTCGGCTCAACGTCCTCCCAGAGCTCTCCAACTATCTCCCCCTCAACGAGCAGGGGGACGTGGAAGGTCCCGCAGCGGCAGTGCCACGCGGGCCCTTTCGTGGCCTTCTCGAGCAGTGCCTTTGCCTTTGCCTTAATCTCCTCGTAGCTCGGCTCCTTTTCCATCACGTAGCCAAACCTTCCAACCTTCCACTTCCATCCGGGAACACCGAACGGCATCTCAACACCTCCTACTTTTTGCTCAAACAACGAAAGGGTCACGGGGAGGGGAAGGGCCTTCTCGCCATGTGTCTCCCCATTCCGCATAGGAAGGCCAGGAAGCCGCTCACAACTACCCCCACGCTGAGTATGTGGAGTGTCTCGGGCACGTTCGCCGTGAGTATCTTCGCCGTTACCTCAACGGTTGCAAGCGAGAGCAATGCCATTGTTGTATAGCGGACGTAGAGTGGTTTCACCCTGTGCATCAGGAGTGTACCCGTTACCCCACCGAGAAAGCCCGCAGTCGCCACTGTCAGGAGAGTTTCCGTGGCTATAGGTATCCTTGGGAGCAAGAGAGCGTACGTCAGGAGGGTAACGCCCGAAACTCCGAGTGCAGTTGCCGCAGTGTTCGCCGAGACCTTCTTCGGGTTTCTGAAGAGGTATGAGAAGGCTATGATTGCTATTGGCGATGCGTCCACACCTATGAGCCCCGCGGTGAAGCCCTGAATGGCTCCCAGTAAGTATGTCTTCCATCTATCTTTGCTCTCTGCTACTCCACCGGTAACCATGCGGTAGATAGCAAAGAGGAAGAACAATGCGAGGGCGACAAGTACGAGGATCCTTGGGGTGTGGACATTCACGTACGCCCCTAAAGGCACGAAGAGCGCCGCGGGAACGAATACCCTTGCAACATTTCTCCATTCTATGAGGCCCTTCTTCCAGTTCATGGCAGTTGCAACGGTCAGCTCCGCGGTGTTTTGGGTCAGCCCGAGTATCATGGCCGCGTGAACGCTCAGTCCTATAGCTATGTAGTTGGGTATGAGCACCCCTGCCGCTCCCATTCCAGCTATCGCGAATACACTCGCGAGGATGTAGGTGAGTACCACCATTCCCAACATCTTTTCATCTCTCCATGTTTCCTGTTTTGTAATATCACAAAAGTCTTTATAAAGTTTTCTATAATATTCGAGTTAAACTTGGACAAAAGCGGTAATTTTATAAGGATTAAGGATTAGGAATTAGAGGTGGTGGGAGTGCCAAGATGGATGATGGGCAACATGGCTAGTCTTAAGAACCTGATGATGATGCTCAAACCTTTGATGGCCGAACCGAGGCGAAGCATTATAAAAATCCTTGGGGAAGGTGTTAAGGGGACTAATGAGATATATCAAGCCCTACAGGAGAGGGGCTTTAACATGCCCCGCTCAACGCTCTACTACCACCTCTCGGCCCTCGAAGATATGGGAATAATTGAGATGGCTGGCTATCGAGAGGAGGGGGGAGGGGCACCCGAGAAGCTCTGGAAGCTTAAGATCAGAAAAATAGGGATAGATCTCGTTACTGGAGAGATATTCAGGGAATGAGTCTAAAAAAGGAACCTCAGAGCACACCCATTCTAATTGTCTCTGTCTTTCTGTCTTGGGGAAGCTACCATAATTGTTACCAGCTACCACTTAAATAGTAGAGCTTGGGAAAAGGATCACGGGCGGAAATCAAATGCTACAACTGGTAATTCTGTCACAAGAAGCTTAATAGGGCTTCTTTCCTTTCCTGGCTCTCCTTTCCATGTTCTCAACTAAATCACCCTCCTTCTAAACAATCAGAATTCTGAACGCATCAACACTCGAGCACATTTCCACATAGTTATATTTTACCCTGCACATGGGCGGTTGCACATGTTCAGCAACAACCAATTCGTCTGAGATGGTGCCTTCGCTCATATAATTAGGCTAGCAGAAGATAAAACACCCAAATAGCACTTGGAGAGGACATCCTACAAGCTCTCCAAGGATTTTCTCTGTGCCTTTCTTAAATGCTCCTTTACAGTTGAAGGGCTGGAGGTTCAGCATCCCGGCGAGCTCCCTTAGAGTAATTCTCCTTAGATTGTTGAAGTAGCAACTCTTGTATGTCGGGAGCAGTGTATCAAGCTATTTTCCGGTGAGCTTTGAGAATAAGCTCTCTTCCGGGGGAGTACTCCGTGCTCGCCAGCTTCTAGCCCTGCGCTTTCTTTACTACCAAGATAGCCTCCTCACAAGATCCTCCTCACAGACTGCGTACAAGTAAACTCGCTGGGTGTGAGGGGTCTT
It encodes:
- a CDS encoding helix-turn-helix domain-containing protein, which codes for MPRWMMGNMASLKNLMMMLKPLMAEPRRSIIKILGEGVKGTNEIYQALQERGFNMPRSTLYYHLSALEDMGIIEMAGYREEGGGAPEKLWKLKIRKIGIDLVTGEIFRE
- a CDS encoding sulfite exporter TauE/SafE family protein — encoded protein: MVVLTYILASVFAIAGMGAAGVLIPNYIAIGLSVHAAMILGLTQNTAELTVATAMNWKKGLIEWRNVARVFVPAALFVPLGAYVNVHTPRILVLVALALFFLFAIYRMVTGGVAESKDRWKTYLLGAIQGFTAGLIGVDASPIAIIAFSYLFRNPKKVSANTAATALGVSGVTLLTYALLLPRIPIATETLLTVATAGFLGGVTGTLLMHRVKPLYVRYTTMALLSLATVEVTAKILTANVPETLHILSVGVVVSGFLAFLCGMGRHMARRPFPSP